The DNA region AGAGGTCAGGAATGGAGGACCCCCGGTGCCCACTacttctctccccctctctgtaCAGCCCGGACCATGGGCAACTCGCAGGAGCGGCCTTCGGAGACCATTGACCGTGAGCGCAAACGCCTGGTGGAAACGCTGCAGGCGGACTCGGGACTACTGCTGGACGCGCTGGTAGCACGGGGAGTGCTCACCGGGCCggagtatgaggcactggatgcACTGCCTGATGCTGAGCGCAGGGTGCGCCGCCTGCTGCTGGTGGTGCAGAGCAAGGGCGAGGCCGCCTGCCAGGAGCTGCTGCGTTGCGCCCAGCAAACCTTGCGCGCGCCAGACCCAGCCTGGGACTGGCAGCACGTGGGCCCTGGTGAGCGCACGTAGACTAGGGGCGTGGCTTGGGAGCCAAGCAAAGGCTAACAGAGGGTTGGAAtcgtggtatcccccaaaagtaggtgtgtgtgtgtactaagGATTGCAGAAAGATAACTTGAGCCTGAAAGACCTCCCACTTCTGCCCCAGGCTACCGGGACCGCAGCTATGACCCTCCATGCCCAGGCCACTGGACGCCCGAGGCACCCAGTTCGGGGACAGTGTGTCCCGGGCTGCCCAGAGTTTCAGATCACTATGAGGCAGGAGGTCCTGAGGGCTCTGAAGCAGTGCAATCCGGAACTCCAgaggagccagagccagagcaGGAAGCTGAGGCCTCTGAAGGGGCGGAGCCAGAACCAGAACCCCAAATGGATCCAGAACCAGAGCCGGAGGCAGATCCAGAACCAGAGCCTGAGCCTGACTTTGAGGAGGGGGATGAGTCTGAAGGTGTGAGGCCTTGCAAACTCTGTAGTGGTTTAGCAGAGGGCATAGCTCAGGAAGTTGACTATTGTCTCTTCCTTTCTAGATTCCTGAAGGCCAGAATACTGACCTGACATTTCCTGCCCAAGCCCAAGTAAGATAGAACCTGGGATTATGCTGGAGCTGGATCCAGTGCCACCAAAGCTCCATCATCTTATGTCTTATTGGAAGTGAATAAACTCCAAATAACCtaggcatttttttattttttttttagggtggTTTATGTCTCTAAGAACCTGAACATTCTGGTGCCCCCACAACACTCCAACATCTAGTTCACAATCCCATTCCACACAAAACAGCCCATGCTGTAGGTGATCTCAGAGCTAGACCCATATAGTAGGATGACCTGAAACCTGTTCTTTTCCCTTCGTGAGCCATTTGGGGAACTTTTTAGACACTAGCCCCATTCTATGGAAGAAACTGGGCTTGGGGCAGGAAGCAAGGGAAGAGGACTCTGACTATCTAGGGATAGATAGTCAGAGCCCTCTAGGGAGAGCTCAAGAGTTCACAGCCTTTGAAATTGAGATTAGAGGGGAATTAGAAGGACCTTAAGTAGACAGAGGCCACACGTGTAATTTTAATTGCCATTTTAATTGTCTGGCTTCCCTCTGAACTGGGAGTTCAGTGAGAATTTTAACCAGTAACTGGCACAAGGTGCTCTATACATATGTGTTGACTAAATGAATAAGAACTCTCCAGCTGTGTTTCCAagttttatagatgggaaaactAAGGCCTGGGATAGGAATGGGACTGGGTCAACCTCACGTAGTAGCTGAGTCTAAGCAACAATCAGCTGTGTATTTCTCCTGGCCCAGGACAATAAACCTAATGGGCCTGCGGGTGGCTGCTCCCAGGCTATGCCAACTCTTGCCTAAGACCAACTGGGAAAGTGTGGGAAAAGACAGGAAGAGCAGAGGCCAGTGCAAGGGTCAGGTGAGCTTTTGGGCTCGATGCACAAGACCTGAAGCCCAGCATGTATGTGTCCATGTGTGTATAATGAAGGTAAAGTAGGAACAATTGATACCTTCCAGTAGTGTCCTGTCCCTCCACTGTTACCTCCAAGCTCCAGGCAGTAGAACACAAAAGTATTGAATAAACACATGACCAGTGAAAGAGGCAAAAATGCTGGAAAGCAAACCCCAGCCCAGCTGGGTCTATACCATCAGGACCCCTGCCCTTTGAGCCTGTGTGAAAGCCAAGACCCCAGGCGCAGGCAATCACCCCAGAAGAAGGGATCCCAATCCCCACCAGGACCCAGTAAGAGGTAGACAGCAGGAATGCTGAAGGAGCACCAAGGGGCAAGGTGGGGGAAGGGACAGACTGGAATATTGGACACCCAAAGCATCTCATGCAAAAACAAGTTTCTACTCCCAAACCACCCCTTATTCCCATTAACACTCAACACCCCCCCTCCTGTCCCCAGGACTCCCCTCTGCTCAACAATTTGCCAGAAATGCTGCCTGGTCCACAGGCACCAGGAAGACTATCAAGGGACAAAAACCTCTGATGCTGCTGCCTGTCCTTCCAGAATGCTCCTGGCCTCCCAATGCCCCCAAGAAACACCCAGGCTGTAGAAG from Marmota flaviventris isolate mMarFla1 chromosome 18, mMarFla1.hap1, whole genome shotgun sequence includes:
- the Nol3 gene encoding nucleolar protein 3, giving the protein MGNSQERPSETIDRERKRLVETLQADSGLLLDALVARGVLTGPEYEALDALPDAERRVRRLLLVVQSKGEAACQELLRCAQQTLRAPDPAWDWQHVGPGYRDRSYDPPCPGHWTPEAPSSGTVCPGLPRVSDHYEAGGPEGSEAVQSGTPEEPEPEQEAEASEGAEPEPEPQMDPEPEPEADPEPEPEPDFEEGDESEDS